From one bacterium genomic stretch:
- the rplL gene encoding 50S ribosomal protein L7/L12: MSVLELVELKKALEEKFGVTAAAPMMMGMPMMGGAAPAAAAAEEKTEFDVVLQDAGANKIQVIKVVRELTGLGLKEAKDLVDGAPKTVKEGAPKDEAQKIKAKLEEQGAKVEVK, translated from the coding sequence ATGTCAGTCCTTGAGCTTGTCGAGCTTAAGAAGGCATTGGAAGAAAAGTTTGGTGTTACCGCCGCAGCCCCGATGATGATGGGCATGCCGATGATGGGTGGTGCCGCCCCGGCCGCTGCGGCCGCTGAGGAAAAGACCGAGTTTGATGTCGTCCTGCAGGACGCCGGTGCCAACAAGATTCAAGTGATCAAAGTCGTGCGCGAACTCACAGGTCTCGGTCTTAAAGAAGCGAAGGACCTCGTGGACGGAGCGCCCAAGACCGTGAAGGAAGGCGCACCAAAGGACGAAGCACAGAAAATCAAGGCCAAGCTCGAAGAGCAGGGAGCCAAAGTCGAAGTCAAGTAA